In the genome of Chryseobacterium sp. 52, the window TATAGCATCAGGCTCGTATATTATTTTTTTTATTTTTTCGCAGTAGATGCCTACCGTTTCTCCTTCAAATTCTTTATAAACCTCTTCTTTTACCGCAGGCCATCTTTCTTTAAATACAGAAAGGTTTTCTACAGCATTGAATTTCCCCTGCTCATCCACACTGATGTGTAGAGGATACAAAACCTTAGATGTTTTATAAGCCAGCAAATCGGCTATTTCATTCACTTCTTCTTCGTTCAGATACAGATTTGAAGTTCTGTCTATTTCAAAAAAATGAAGTTTATTCTCCGTTTTCAGCCAACGGACTGAAGTTTCATATTTCAGTTCATTTTTATGATTATTGCTTTCAATAGTAATTGTCACGCCATATCTGTTCAATGAATTCTGTGGCTGGAAAACAAGACTGTTTCCTCTTCCAAACGGTACCAATCTGTTTTTATCTACCACAACTGTTCTCGGTAAAAACAACTCCTTCTGCCCTGTAAGATCTATCAGGATCATATCTTTTACGTTGCAATGGTTATTATGAAATAACTTTAAAGCATCGGTATCCAGATTGTAAAGCGAGCTTATACTTTTTAAAGTTTCCTCTTTCTGGACGGTATGTATGTTAAATTTCTGCATAAAAATAATCCGGCATCCTGTTCTCTATCTGTTTATCTTACTTAATTCTTTATCTATGGTATTAATGAAGTACTCTTACTCTGTCTGATGTAGGATCCATTCCGATTCCTTCTCTTCTTGCTGAACGGTGCAGGTATTTGTTTCTGAGTGTTTTCAAGTCATCCTGTTCTTTCATTTCTCTCTGATAATCTGCATATTTCTGTTCAGGTATTGATGTTCCGCCATAAGCTGTTTCAATATCTTTGTACCTCTTATAGACATATTGTTTTCCATCTCCCATCGCATAAGGTCTTAAACGGTTTTTTACTCTCACCAATAAATCATCAGATGAAATGGAATACTTTTCGTCGGTAAGTTTTTTTAAGGTCAGTGGAACTTTTTTCTCAACACCATATTCTCCCATAAAATGCAAAGGAATATAACTGTAGGTTTTTTTAATCAATTTACGGTCTCCCCTTAATGCCAGGTAAAAGCCCGGAGTAATGGTGATTTCTTCATCTGTATACCAATATTCTGCTATCAGTTGGCTTCTTAATGTCTTTAATTTTGCACTGGTTGTCCAGGACGTTTCAAGCTCTTCCCAGATTTCGGGTCCTTCTTCATAGGCACCTCCAACATCACAATGCACACCGGGAAATGTTTTCTCTATACCTACATGCACATTTGTAAGGTCAAAGTTTTCCCTGTGTTCGTTTTCTGCCACAAAGTGAATAACTGTCTGCGCTCTTCCAATATCATTCAGGCCAAGCTCTTCCACATCATTGTGAAAGTTGGGCATAGCAGAAAAGTTTTTTGAATAAGAGGAAACGGTATCGTAAATACCCAGAAACCTCACTTTCAGTACATCAACTGTAATTCCGGCTTCCTGTAATTTCAGACCCAAATGTCCCCATTTCGGCAGTTCTTCACCTTCTACTCCGGTTCCATCGCTGTCATAGCGGGATGTAACGGTCATTCCTTCATGTGAAACTGTAGTTGTGGTTGCTTTATATTTTGATTTTCCTATCTCATGAACGAAATTTCTGGCGGCAGCGGCACCACGGCTGAAACCGAATACATCAAATGTCAGGACAGCAATCTTATCCGCTTTTTTTGCACTCTTGATGGTTTTCACCTTT includes:
- a CDS encoding T6SS phospholipase effector Tle1-like catalytic domain-containing protein; the encoded protein is MHNNKFGDYTPEISKEEVLDITLGMFFDGTLNNKTNTTERIGQTADYKKNGGKPSDNNSYNNDWSNVARLWDQYDKNFGIYIEGIGTEDKEEDSMLGYAFGTGATGIRAKVRKGCEEIVKKVKTIKSAKKADKIAVLTFDVFGFSRGAAAARNFVHEIGKSKYKATTTTVSHEGMTVTSRYDSDGTGVEGEELPKWGHLGLKLQEAGITVDVLKVRFLGIYDTVSSYSKNFSAMPNFHNDVEELGLNDIGRAQTVIHFVAENEHRENFDLTNVHVGIEKTFPGVHCDVGGAYEEGPEIWEELETSWTTSAKLKTLRSQLIAEYWYTDEEITITPGFYLALRGDRKLIKKTYSYIPLHFMGEYGVEKKVPLTLKKLTDEKYSISSDDLLVRVKNRLRPYAMGDGKQYVYKRYKDIETAYGGTSIPEQKYADYQREMKEQDDLKTLRNKYLHRSARREGIGMDPTSDRVRVLH